A part of Neovison vison isolate M4711 chromosome 6, ASM_NN_V1, whole genome shotgun sequence genomic DNA contains:
- the CAMK2N2 gene encoding calcium/calmodulin-dependent protein kinase II inhibitor 2, whose amino-acid sequence MSEILPYSEDKMGRFAADPEGSDLSFSCRLQDTNSFFAGNQAKRPPKLGQIGRAKRVVIEDDRIDDVLKGMGEKPPSGV is encoded by the exons ATGTCCGAGATCCTGCCCTACAGTGAGGACAAGATGGGCCGCTTCGCCGCCGACCCCGAGGGCTCCGACCTCTCCTTCAGCTGCCGCCTGCAGGACACCAACTCCTTCTTCGCGGGCAACCAAGCCAAGCGACCCCCCAAGCTGGGCCAGATCGGCCGAGCCAAGAGAG TGGTGATCGAGGATGACCGGATAGACGACGTGCTgaaggggatgggggagaagcCGCCGTCCGGAGTGTAG